In Terriglobia bacterium, the following proteins share a genomic window:
- a CDS encoding ABC transporter permease — protein MKPYIELIKIDLKLALRLRAVIFFNYLFPLIFFFTIGTFMEAKGNVARATTVVTMSVTLGILGNGLFGAGIRALQERELNILRRYKVTPISPTPLLVASMVTGWIIFLPYILVLLTFSHYWYLMPWPHHMASLVGFISLGLITFRSIGLVVASVANTMQEGTILVQLLYFPMLFLSGATFPIRGPIFSVISQFIPARYLVQGMQDIMLKGAGFSWLASRELWEAAGALLVTLVVGLTVGTKLFRWEKEEKIRGTAKLWVLAVMLPFVVIGLWQIWHK, from the coding sequence ATGAAACCTTATATTGAGCTTATCAAGATTGACCTGAAGCTGGCTCTGCGCTTGCGCGCGGTGATTTTCTTCAACTACCTGTTTCCCCTGATTTTCTTTTTTACCATCGGCACTTTTATGGAGGCCAAGGGCAATGTGGCAAGGGCAACGACCGTGGTCACCATGTCAGTGACGCTGGGCATCCTGGGCAACGGGTTGTTTGGCGCCGGAATACGCGCCTTGCAGGAGCGGGAATTGAATATCCTGCGCCGCTACAAGGTCACGCCGATTTCGCCCACGCCGTTGCTGGTGGCGTCCATGGTCACCGGGTGGATCATTTTTCTCCCGTACATCCTGGTACTGCTCACCTTCTCTCACTACTGGTATCTGATGCCGTGGCCCCACCACATGGCATCACTGGTAGGGTTCATATCCCTGGGCTTGATTACGTTCCGTTCAATTGGCTTGGTGGTCGCGTCCGTCGCCAACACCATGCAGGAAGGGACAATCCTGGTCCAACTGCTCTACTTCCCCATGCTGTTCCTGAGCGGCGCCACGTTTCCTATCCGCGGCCCGATCTTCAGCGTGATTTCCCAGTTCATTCCCGCCAGGTACCTGGTCCAGGGGATGCAGGACATCATGCTCAAAGGCGCGGGGTTTAGCTGGCTCGCCTCCAGGGAGTTGTGGGAGGCGGCCGGGGCGCTGTTGGTCACCCTGGTGGTTGGGCTCACCGTAGGGACCAAGCTCTTTCGCTGGGAAAAAGAAGAGAAGATCCGCGGCACAGCCAAGCTGTGGGTGCTGGCGGTGATGCTGCCGTTTGTCGTCATAGGATTGTGGCAGATCTGGCACAAGTAA
- a CDS encoding ABC transporter ATP-binding protein, with protein MSTPPVIAVHSLTKNYAKLEAVKGIDFEVAPGEVFGILGPNGAGKTSTVEILEGLRPRTGGDATVLGFDPERQKQQLKDRIGVCLQATNLPAKIRTQEALDLFASFYTRSVSSEQLLKRLQLWEKRAAYYETLSGGQKQRLALALALVNDPQVLFLDEPTTGLDPQIRLEIHGLIEEMKAEHRTVVLTTHYIEEAERLCDRVAIMDEGKIVALGTPRELQQKSRSQSRIQIITAQPLDLAALPAWPDVVEMDQEEDKRALNVYSSRPARTLFEIMKWLDQQSITLEDVHLKRPTLEDVFVELTGKKLRD; from the coding sequence ATGAGCACACCGCCGGTCATCGCTGTTCATTCATTGACGAAGAATTACGCCAAGCTAGAAGCCGTGAAAGGCATTGACTTTGAAGTCGCCCCCGGTGAAGTCTTCGGCATCCTGGGGCCGAACGGCGCCGGCAAGACCAGCACGGTGGAGATCCTGGAAGGGCTGCGTCCCCGCACCGGGGGCGACGCCACTGTTCTGGGTTTCGACCCCGAGCGGCAGAAGCAGCAGCTCAAGGACCGCATCGGCGTCTGCCTGCAGGCCACCAACCTTCCCGCCAAGATCCGTACCCAGGAAGCGCTTGACCTGTTTGCTTCGTTCTACACGCGCAGCGTCAGCTCAGAGCAGCTGCTCAAACGCCTGCAACTGTGGGAGAAGCGCGCAGCGTATTACGAAACGCTTTCCGGAGGACAGAAGCAGCGGCTGGCCCTGGCGCTGGCCCTGGTGAACGATCCCCAGGTGCTCTTCCTGGACGAACCCACCACCGGGCTTGATCCGCAGATTCGCCTGGAAATCCACGGGCTCATCGAAGAGATGAAGGCGGAGCATCGCACCGTGGTGCTGACCACGCACTATATTGAAGAAGCCGAGAGGCTGTGTGACCGCGTGGCCATCATGGACGAAGGCAAGATCGTGGCCCTGGGTACGCCGCGCGAACTGCAGCAGAAGAGCCGGTCGCAGTCGCGGATACAGATCATCACCGCCCAGCCCCTGGACCTGGCCGCGCTTCCCGCATGGCCGGACGTGGTGGAGATGGACCAGGAAGAAGACAAGCGCGCGCTCAACGTGTACTCCAGCCGTCCGGCGCGGACGCTGTTTGAGATCATGAAATGGCTGGACCAGCAGAGCATCACGCTGGAAGACGTGCACCTGAAGCGTCCGACCCTGGAAGATGTGTTCGTGGAGCTGACGGGGAAAAAGTTGAGGGACTGA
- a CDS encoding amidohydrolase family protein, which yields MLKQFLLALIPALASQPAAAQAPDPQLLAEIQKIKAIDNHSHPPKVVAAGEKDDEFDALPCDPLEPSIPTTVSRPENPQYLAAWKSLYGYPYNDAAPEHVKELLEARQKIMQEQGDNFPNWVLDQLGIETELANRVAMGRGLQPPRFRWVPFDDALMLPLKNSEIGNETPDRKFFYHQETVLLRRYLESLGLETLPATLQGYTAKVITPMLEKQKREGAVAIKFEAAYLRSLDFGRPEPAELVQRIYLHFVKEGVPLTADYLRLQNYLFRYIAREAGRLGLPVHLHTGGGCGSYFMLSGSNPALLESVLNDASLRKTNFVLVHGGAGAFTKNTSYLLMKPNVYADFSEQTWLIPTRALSKVIREWLEWYPEKVMFGTDLYPNTPEIDWDVIGWQTTQSGREALAMALTAMMQDGEITRERALGIAHMVLHDNAAKLYGWRPGM from the coding sequence ATGCTGAAGCAATTCCTCCTCGCACTCATTCCCGCGCTGGCCTCTCAACCGGCTGCCGCCCAGGCGCCCGATCCGCAGTTGCTGGCGGAGATCCAGAAGATCAAAGCCATTGACAACCATTCCCATCCGCCGAAAGTGGTGGCCGCGGGAGAGAAAGACGACGAGTTTGACGCCCTGCCTTGCGATCCCCTGGAACCCAGCATACCCACCACCGTATCGCGCCCGGAGAACCCCCAGTATCTTGCCGCATGGAAGTCGCTCTACGGCTATCCCTACAATGACGCGGCCCCGGAGCACGTAAAAGAACTGCTGGAAGCCCGCCAGAAGATCATGCAGGAACAAGGAGACAACTTTCCCAACTGGGTGCTGGACCAACTGGGCATTGAAACCGAGCTGGCCAATCGGGTGGCCATGGGCCGCGGGTTGCAGCCGCCGCGTTTCCGCTGGGTGCCCTTTGACGACGCGCTGATGCTGCCGCTGAAAAACTCGGAGATCGGCAACGAGACGCCTGACCGCAAGTTTTTTTACCATCAGGAAACTGTGCTGCTCAGGAGGTATCTGGAGTCGCTTGGCTTGGAGACCCTGCCCGCAACCTTGCAGGGCTACACCGCCAAGGTGATCACGCCCATGCTGGAGAAACAAAAGCGCGAAGGCGCGGTGGCCATCAAGTTTGAAGCCGCGTATTTGCGGTCGCTCGACTTTGGCCGCCCTGAGCCGGCCGAGCTGGTGCAAAGAATCTATCTCCACTTTGTCAAAGAAGGCGTGCCGCTGACGGCCGACTACCTTCGCCTGCAGAACTATCTTTTTCGCTACATCGCGCGCGAAGCCGGACGGCTGGGACTGCCCGTCCATCTTCACACCGGCGGCGGTTGCGGCAGCTACTTCATGCTGTCCGGCTCCAACCCTGCCCTGCTGGAATCGGTGCTCAACGATGCCTCGCTGCGCAAGACCAACTTTGTCCTGGTCCACGGCGGCGCCGGGGCTTTTACCAAGAACACGTCCTACCTGCTGATGAAGCCTAACGTGTACGCTGATTTCTCCGAGCAAACCTGGCTGATTCCCACCCGCGCGCTGAGCAAGGTGATCCGCGAATGGCTGGAGTGGTACCCGGAGAAAGTCATGTTCGGCACCGACCTCTACCCCAATACGCCGGAAATCGACTGGGACGTGATCGGCTGGCAGACTACCCAGTCCGGACGCGAAGCCTTGGCCATGGCCCTCACGGCCATGATGCAGGATGGCGAAATCACCCGCGAGCGGGCGCTGGGAATCGCCCACATGGTGCTTCACGACAACGCCGCCAAACTGTATGGCTGGCGACCAGGTATGTAG
- a CDS encoding zinc-ribbon domain containing protein, with amino-acid sequence MEFQDKVLKCVDCGADFIFTSGEQLFFHDKQFKNEPKRCKNCKGKRAQALGLPQTGPTFQRVETKAVCSGCQRETTVPFKPTQGRPVFCRECFQQRRTAAASA; translated from the coding sequence ATGGAGTTCCAGGATAAGGTTCTCAAGTGTGTGGACTGCGGCGCTGACTTCATTTTCACATCCGGTGAGCAGCTTTTCTTCCACGATAAACAATTCAAGAACGAACCCAAACGCTGCAAAAACTGCAAGGGCAAACGCGCCCAGGCGCTAGGTTTGCCGCAGACCGGGCCCACCTTCCAGCGGGTGGAGACCAAGGCCGTTTGCTCCGGTTGCCAGCGTGAGACCACGGTTCCGTTCAAACCCACGCAGGGCCGCCCGGTGTTCTGCCGGGAATGCTTCCAGCAGCGACGAACTGCCGCGGCATCCGCCTAG
- the mtaB gene encoding tRNA (N(6)-L-threonylcarbamoyladenosine(37)-C(2))-methylthiotransferase MtaB has translation MPAYFLENFGCRATQADGAALERQLAGHGLVRAGDAAAADVVVLNTCTVTAAADQDARAAIRRAHRENPSAKILVTGCYAQRAPEEIAALPGVTWVVGNSHKHVAAEIAASPFFAGDFSSNEFAPGPRDFVSLEQVSLSAPAFTLIGDIFAHTELIATPVFVADEIGAKTRPNLKVQDGCDNRCSFCIIPSVRGQSRSMKLERVVAEANALVAAGYREIVLSGINLGRWGRDFSPQLRFEQLLRALLEHTGIAKVRISSVEPMDWSDELIELVTGSPRIAKHAHVPLQSGSDAILRRMHRKYRPWHYAEKIRKIREAMPDAAIGADVMTGFPGETDELFEENRSFIERLPFTYLHVFTYSSRPGTPSAAMPDPVPVHIARERNRVLRELIREKNRAFRQSFVGRTLEVITLQAGGESWTEALSDNYLKVRVAGRHEANRILQATVVDAGTDDLICHP, from the coding sequence GTGCCTGCATACTTCCTGGAAAACTTTGGCTGCCGCGCAACACAAGCCGACGGCGCCGCCCTGGAACGGCAACTTGCCGGCCATGGGCTCGTCCGCGCCGGCGACGCTGCCGCCGCCGACGTTGTGGTGCTGAACACATGCACCGTGACCGCCGCCGCCGACCAGGACGCGCGCGCGGCCATCCGCCGGGCACATCGTGAAAATCCTTCCGCAAAAATTCTGGTCACCGGATGCTACGCCCAGCGTGCGCCGGAAGAGATCGCAGCCCTGCCCGGAGTCACCTGGGTGGTGGGCAATTCTCATAAGCACGTGGCAGCGGAGATTGCGGCTTCGCCTTTCTTCGCTGGCGATTTCTCTAGCAACGAATTTGCGCCGGGACCGCGGGACTTTGTTTCACTGGAGCAGGTTTCCCTTTCCGCTCCGGCATTTACCCTGATCGGCGACATCTTCGCTCATACTGAGCTCATCGCCACGCCGGTGTTTGTGGCCGATGAGATCGGCGCCAAGACCCGCCCGAACCTGAAAGTCCAGGACGGCTGCGACAATCGCTGCTCATTCTGCATCATTCCCAGCGTGCGCGGGCAAAGCCGTTCGATGAAGCTGGAGCGGGTTGTCGCCGAAGCTAACGCCCTCGTGGCAGCCGGCTATCGCGAGATTGTGCTCAGCGGCATCAATCTGGGGCGCTGGGGCCGTGACTTCTCGCCGCAACTTCGCTTCGAACAACTTCTGCGCGCGCTGCTGGAACACACCGGCATCGCCAAGGTCCGCATCAGCTCGGTCGAGCCCATGGACTGGAGTGACGAACTGATCGAGCTGGTGACCGGTTCGCCGCGCATCGCCAAGCACGCGCACGTGCCGCTGCAATCCGGCAGCGATGCGATTCTGCGGCGGATGCATCGCAAGTACCGCCCGTGGCATTACGCGGAAAAGATCCGCAAAATTCGCGAAGCCATGCCCGATGCGGCCATCGGCGCCGACGTCATGACCGGCTTCCCCGGCGAGACCGACGAACTGTTCGAGGAAAACCGCAGCTTCATCGAGCGTCTGCCGTTTACGTACCTGCACGTATTCACATACTCGTCGCGTCCGGGGACGCCGTCGGCGGCCATGCCGGACCCGGTGCCGGTGCACATCGCGCGCGAGCGCAACCGCGTGCTGCGCGAACTCATCCGCGAGAAGAACCGCGCGTTCCGCCAGAGCTTTGTCGGCCGGACGCTGGAAGTGATCACCTTGCAGGCGGGCGGCGAGAGCTGGACCGAAGCGCTAAGCGACAACTATTTAAAAGTCCGCGTCGCGGGGCGGCACGAGGCAAATCGGATTCTTCAGGCAACGGTAGTGGACGCAGGAACTGACGATCTGATTTGTCACCCATGA
- a CDS encoding ankyrin repeat domain-containing protein: MLERIANGRTDLVFDYLAQGHAASSTDKAGVSLIKWCAYYGDVSAIRFLLANGESLRSLGEDLGLNGAAFHGHWRLCEFLIENGADVNHASPDSGETPLHSALCSDKRPGCGLVVKVLLAHGANPNCRTKPSAETGGFMRDVRTRAETPLHRAAAFGHEETIQLLLDAGAVIDAKDMNGDSPLTWASWHLRPTSILRKLCYGDFRINPERTSMEKYLLGQPSV, encoded by the coding sequence ATGCTCGAGAGAATCGCCAACGGACGTACCGATCTGGTGTTCGACTATCTGGCGCAAGGCCATGCTGCCAGCTCGACGGACAAGGCGGGGGTGTCCCTGATCAAGTGGTGCGCGTACTACGGCGACGTGAGCGCCATCCGGTTCCTGTTGGCCAACGGCGAGTCTCTACGATCGCTGGGAGAAGACTTGGGACTCAACGGGGCTGCGTTCCACGGGCATTGGCGGCTGTGCGAGTTCCTGATTGAGAACGGGGCGGACGTGAATCATGCCTCGCCGGACAGCGGAGAAACGCCGCTGCATTCGGCCTTATGCAGTGACAAGCGGCCCGGGTGCGGCCTGGTGGTCAAAGTCCTGCTCGCCCACGGCGCCAATCCAAATTGCCGGACCAAGCCATCGGCAGAAACCGGCGGGTTCATGCGGGACGTGAGAACCAGGGCAGAGACTCCTCTGCATCGCGCCGCCGCGTTCGGCCACGAGGAGACCATCCAGCTTCTGCTCGATGCCGGCGCTGTCATTGACGCCAAAGACATGAACGGAGATTCTCCGCTCACCTGGGCGAGTTGGCATCTGCGGCCGACCTCTATTCTTAGGAAGCTTTGTTACGGTGACTTTCGCATTAACCCGGAACGAACCAGCATGGAAAAGTACTTACTTGGGCAGCCAAGCGTTTAA
- the infC gene encoding translation initiation factor IF-3, producing MNERIRAREIRVIGAEGDQLGIMTPFDAIKKARELNLDLVEISPNAVPPVCRIMDYGKFLYEQEKKERAAKKNQKQIVLKEVKFSVNVDEHDYVTKRNHVLRFLDDGDRVKASLRFRGREMAHQNLGRNVLERLIKEVGEKGIVEFRPRMEGNTMHAILAPPKQVPGSKKPADAHGQASGGKKPQAKPQPAPEQKVQAAPAEGSKASS from the coding sequence ATGAATGAGCGCATCCGCGCGCGGGAAATCCGCGTGATCGGCGCGGAAGGCGACCAGCTGGGCATCATGACCCCGTTTGATGCGATCAAGAAGGCCCGCGAACTGAACCTGGACCTGGTGGAGATTTCACCCAACGCGGTTCCTCCCGTGTGCCGCATCATGGACTACGGCAAGTTCCTCTACGAGCAGGAAAAAAAGGAACGCGCGGCCAAAAAGAACCAGAAGCAGATCGTCCTGAAGGAAGTAAAGTTCAGCGTGAACGTGGACGAGCATGATTACGTCACCAAGCGCAATCACGTGCTGCGCTTCCTGGACGACGGCGACAGGGTCAAAGCCAGCCTGCGTTTTCGGGGACGCGAAATGGCCCACCAGAACCTGGGTCGCAACGTGCTGGAGCGATTGATCAAGGAAGTGGGCGAAAAAGGAATTGTGGAGTTCCGTCCGCGCATGGAAGGCAATACCATGCACGCGATCCTGGCGCCGCCCAAGCAAGTACCCGGCAGCAAGAAGCCGGCCGATGCCCACGGACAGGCGTCCGGCGGGAAGAAGCCGCAAGCCAAGCCGCAACCGGCGCCGGAGCAGAAAGTTCAAGCAGCGCCGGCTGAAGG